In a single window of the Fusarium falciforme chromosome 3, complete sequence genome:
- a CDS encoding Non-specific serine/threonine protein kinase, which produces MGFNDHPNEAVALRFVKTYTTIPVPEVTSSDWDRITMEYVEALWHLGILAQLGGYILQIRALGGIYLGRLDGHGVVVPSIMTRSGGPFATIAEFHDWLVKPPKRLKAQSMYLAPDHDPACRREPHRIHTRRYRRTQHPGA; this is translated from the exons ATGGGCTTTAATGACCACCCCAACGAGGCCGTAGCTCTACGTTTTGTCAAGACGTACACCACCATCCCGGTCCCCGAGGTCACCAGCAGTGACTGGGACCGCATTACTATGGAATACGTTGAGG CGCTCTGGCATCTTGGCATCTTGGCTCAGCTTGGGGGATACATCTTGCAGATACGCGCCCTGGGCGGCATCTACCTCGGCCGGCTTGACGGTCACGGTGTCGTTGTCCCCAGCATTATGACACGCTCAGGAGGCCCCTTTGCCACTATAGCCGAGTTCCATGACTGGCTTGTGAAGCCGCCGAAGCGGTTGAAGGCTCAGTCCATGTATTTGGCACCAGATCACGACCCAGCTTGCCGTCGAGAGCCCCATCGTATTCACACACGGCGATATCGCCGCACGCAACATCCTGGTGCGTGA
- a CDS encoding DAO domain-containing protein — MSQDIVVVGAGVSGLTTALLLSKANKVTVVAKHMPGDYDIEYTSPWAGANFLPMASKENSRWESRTWPELKRLAEDVPEAGIHFQTAAEARMFRRDKDMKGSVHPTDHLLDRDPWCKTLFPDFRELKADELPQGYQSGSEFTSVCINTATYLQWLLGQCLKNGVTVKRAVLSDISEAKTMSRTGSLASIVVNATGLGSLKLGGVNDTKLTPARGQIVLVRNEGPIMLGVSGTDDGSTEDMYVMQRAGGGGTILGGTYDIGNWNANPDPNIALRIMKRVVNVFPSIAGGKGIEGLDVIRHGVGLRPLRKDGVRIESEKLDDSTWLVHNYGHAGWGYQASYGCAERVVELVDEIKQRSVRGSKL, encoded by the exons ATGTCTCAAGACATTGTAGTTGTAGG TGCCGGTGTGAGCGGCTTGACAACCGCCCTTCTACTCTCCAAGGCCAACAAAGTCACCGTCGTTGCAAAGCACATGCCCGGCGACTATGACATTGAGTACACCTCACCATGGGCTGGTGCCAACTTCTTGCC GATGGCGAGCAAGGAAAACTCGCGGTGGGAAAGCAGAACCTGGCCAGAGCTGAAAAGACTGGCCGAGGACGTCCCGGAAGCTGGTATTCACTTTCAGA CTGCTGCAGAGGCCCGAATGTTCAGACGAGACAAGGACATGAAGGGTTCTGTCCATCCTACCGATCATCTCCTTGACCGTGATCCTTGGTGCAAGACTCTGTTTCCCGACTTTCGGGAACTCAAGGCGGACGAGCTGCCTCAAGGGTATCAATCCGGCAGTGAGTTCACTAGCGTTTGTATCAACACTGCCACATACCTCCAGTGGCTCCTGGGTCAATGTTTGAAAAACGGTGTGACCGTCAAGAGGGCCGTTCTCTCAGACATCAGCGAGGCCAAGACAATGAGCCGCACTGGTTCCCTGGCGTCTATTGTCGTCAACGCCACAGGCCTGGGCTCCCTCAAGCTCGGCGGCGTGAACGACACCAAGCTCACACCTGCAAGAGGCCAGATAGTATTGGTTCGCAACGAAGGCCCCATCATGCTTGGAGTATCTGGCACAGATGATGGGTCTACCGAGGACATGTATGTGATGCAAAGAGCAGGCGGTGGAGGCACCATCCTTGGAGGAACCTACGACATTGGCAATTGGAACGCCAACCCAGATCCCAACATTGCGCTGCGCATCATGAAGCGCGTTGTCAATGTATTCCCCAGCATTGCCGGTGGAAAGGGGATTGAGGGTCTGGACGTGATCCGACATGGTGTGGGTTTGCGACCACTGCGAAAAGATGGAGTTAGGATTGAGAGCGAGAAACTTGACGACTCGACCTGGCTTGTTCACAACTATGGCCATGCTGGATGGGGATATCAAGCATCCTACGGGTGCGCGGAGAGAGTTGTGGAGTTGGTAGACGAGATCAAGCAGCGCAGCGTGCGAGGATCTAAGCTGTGA